Proteins co-encoded in one Phorcysia thermohydrogeniphila genomic window:
- a CDS encoding GTP-binding protein translates to MAKQKFERKKPHKNVGTIGHVDHGKTTLTAAITHCLALKGLAQEVAYDQIDKAPEERERGITIATAHVEYESDKYHYAHVDC, encoded by the coding sequence ATGGCAAAGCAGAAATTTGAAAGGAAGAAGCCCCACAAGAACGTAGGAACAATCGGACACGTAGACCACGGTAAAACAACCCTCACAGCTGCTATCACCCACTGTCTCGCCCTCAAAGGTCTCGCTCAGGAAGTAGCCTACGACCAGATTGACAAAGCTCCCGAGGAGAGGGAAAGGGGTATCACAATCGCCACTGCCCACGTAGAGTACGAATCCGACAAGTACCACTACGCCCACGTTGATTGC